A genomic stretch from Xiphophorus maculatus strain JP 163 A chromosome 14, X_maculatus-5.0-male, whole genome shotgun sequence includes:
- the LOC102233060 gene encoding breast cancer metastasis-suppressor 1 homolog: MPAQPAEREPEEEMEADGESQLPEANGEVEEPKDAERTGVGEEETMEESVEERDSDMEESEEVEEEEEESSEMDDEDCERRRGECLDEMMDLEKQFQELKEKLFRERLNQVKVKLDEVLTGKAGEYREPLAALQSSMQIRTQVAGVYRELCLQVIQHKHDCEVQGARQHLESERSLLFDAMKAELLEKIRRLEEDRQNIDITSEWSDEMRGKKCKRRNLLGRSDRKKKVSLVSGPFIVYMLRDIDILEDWTAIKKAKAALSPLKKKVEKR; the protein is encoded by the exons ATGCCTGCCCAACCTGCTGAGAGGGAGccggaggaggagatggaggcaGACGGAGAATCGCAGCTCCCCGAAGCCAACGGAGAGGTGGAGGAACCGAAGGACGCTGAGAGGACGGGGGTAGGAGAAGAGGAGACGATGGAGGAAAGCGTGGAGGAGAGGGACAGCGACATGGAGGAGAGTGAGGAGgtagaagaggaggaagaggagagttCAG AAATGGACGATGAGGACTGCGAGAGGAGAAGAGGAGAATGTCTAGACGAGATGATGGATCTGGAGAAACAGTTCCAGGAACTCAAAGAGaa GTTGTTTCGCGAGCGGCTGAACCAGGTGAAGGTGAAGCTGGACGAGGTTTTGACCGGGAAGGCTGGAGAATACAGAGAGCCGCTGGCTGCTCTACAGAGCAGCATGCAGATACGAACACAAGTGGCCG GAGTTTACAGagagctgtgtctgcaggtgATCCAACACAAACACGACTGTGAAGTCCAGGGGGCGAGGCAACACCTAGAG agcgAGCGCTCCCTGCTGTTTGACGCCATGAAGGCGGAGCTTCTGGAAAAGATTCGCAGACTGGAGGAGGACAGGCAGAACATAGACATCACCTCAG AGTGGAGCGATGAGATGAGAGGAAAGAAGTGCAAAAGGAGGAACCTGCTCGGCCGCTCGGACAGGAAGAAGAAAGTGTCTCTAGTTTCAG GGCCGTTTATCGTCTACATGTTGAGAGACATCGACATCCTGGAAGACTGGACCGCCATCAAGAAG GCAAAAGCAGCGCTCTCCCCACTAAAAAAGAAAGTCGAGA AGCGGTGA